The segment ACATGTTTTTTTGCAGGAAAGGCAGACACATAAAGAAGGACTGCCCTAAGTATCACGCTTGGAGTGCTAAGAAAGGTATGTTCcttgtttggtttgtttggaaacgAATTTAGTTGAAATACCTAGAAACACTAGTGTTTCTCTTCAGGGTTACCTGAGCTACCAAACCCCAGTTGATGCTGAAAGACACATTCATGTGGTTAATGGGAGTTCAGTGCATGTGGAGGCAATCACACATTTTAGACTTTTTTTAGTTCTGGTCATTTTTTGGATTTGAAAGCCACTTTTGATTGTACTGTCTTTTAGACGTAATTTGGTTTATGATCCTTGGTTAGAAATATTAGGATATTATTGTCTAATTGAGAAAGGAACCGCTactttgtttttaaattcagtATTTACTGGGACCGGTAAACTTTTATAGAATCACAATCTTTGTATGCTTTACACTATAAATTCCAAGGATGTAAGTTTAAGTGTTGAATCAAGAAGTATTAAACGAAAGTTTGAGGATGCAAATTCAGGAACTATTTGGCACCAACGCCTAGGTCACATCTCTAGAAATAAAGTTGAGCGTCTTGTGTCATATGGTATATTGAGTTCCGTAAAGTTCACGGATTGTGATATATGTGTGGATTGCATTAAATGAAAACAGACCAAGCGTAAGAAATTAGGTGTGGAACTACGGAAGTCCTTGAGTTGATATATACGAAAATTTGTGGGCCGTTCTTGGAACAGACAACAATAGTTTATATCATTCATTGGCGATTATTCTCGATATGCATACCTATTTCTTATTCATGAGAAATCAGAATATTTGTATGTGTTCAAAAGGTTTAAGGATGAGGTTGAGAACCAACTCAACCGAAGGATAAAGTCTATCAAATCTAGATCTTATCATAGTGGTGAATACTACGGCCGAAATGATGGTTTAGGTGAGTAACATTCAGGACCGTTTGCCAGTTACCTAAAGGAATGTGGTATTGTGTCTCAGTGCACCATACCAGGGTCACATAACATGAATGGTGTGTCTGATAGAAAGAATCACATTTTAAGGACATGGTGAAAAGTATGATTAATCATTCCTCCTTACTTGAATCACTCTGGGAAGAGGCACTAAAGACTACAACATACATTCTTAATAGGGTACTGATTGGTTTGTGACAGGTTGGTTAAAATTTGATACACAGCCTAAGGGATTTCTAAATGATCTTATTGGGCTCATTTTTTCTGTTTAAACAGAGAAAGACTTCTGATTTGATTGCTGGGCGTGTTGGACTTCTTAAATTGGTATTTGAGCTTGTGTTTGATCagaatattgaaaaataaaaaaatgaagaaagtaGCGGTTCCTTTCTGCAGCTTATTCTTCTAATTTTGGTTCAGGGTAGGGAACATCCTAGGGAAGGATTCATCATTCAGTATCTCTGAAATTCGGTGTTCATCTCATTCTTTCCCATTCTCAAGTCGTCATCTTTCCGAATCTGCTATGTCCTTTTTCTAGAAAAGAAACCAGAGATAGGCTGAGATGATTGAAAGAAACAGGAAGACTTATGAGCTAATAAACCAGAGAAAGATGAAACTTGAGATGAAGAAAGCAAAGCAAAGGTGTTCTGACAACTTGCACATCCAACAATTTCAAGAGGTCATCAGACAATAGATACAAAAAACAGTCAATGTTCTGGTACTAAATCAGAAAAGGAGTCTAAATCGTGATAGGTTTAAAAACCCTGCCATACAGCCACCAGAAAGAGTAAACAACTTAATGAGAAGTGTATCTCTTGGTCTGAACCACCATCAAAATAAGCTGGGCAGATTCGGTCGGCCAAATAAAGCAAAGCGCAAAGGCTTGGAGACATGGTTGTGTGCTTCAAGAAGAAGATCCATCAGCAACTTACAAACCCACGTTCATCCCTAGGAGCAGAGAACCAAGAGTCAGTTGCTGCCATATCAGAACTCAAAGAGGCAGAACCATAATCAGGAGCACTTAGTCAAAAAGATATAATTGATATACCACTTTCCAACATTCAAAGAGGAGCATCCTGTTCAGAACGTCCTGGTTCCTTTCAAACTCGCATCCGCACCCGCATGTTAAATTTTTCGAATTGGCCGatccgcacccgccccgcagcGGGTCAAACGGGGCGGGACCCGCGGGTAAATGCTCAAATTCCCAGCTCTAGGTGTAGAGCATCTTACTGTCTTTGATCTTGGTGAAACCCTCGTTTGAAAACTTTCTAGGCGGAACGCGTGCGGCTGATCAAGACCTAGTGAGATATCAAAAAATCGGAAAGAAATCGGGAAGTACTCAaggaattttaataaaattttaatttttaatatatatatgtgggtttaaaaaattattatagtttagGTTAATGATTTGTCTTAGTTCATTTGGGTCCGTCAAAATGTGGTTCAACCCAAGAACGAtcatattttatagttttttttgtttattttattttgtgaactACAAAAAAGACAAAGATGTCTTCATCTTgttccttctttactctcttaTGCAACCAAACACATGCATCCATgattctcattttattttttattttgttttcacttGCTTTTCTTGATATGTACATTATAATTACATCAGATCTACAAATATACACACTTTTCAGAGACTTTTTAGCTTTCCGAAAACAACATTATGCGGCCGCGAACCGTATACCAACGCGGTCAAAACACGGGCTAGCATAGAATGCATCCGAACTGGACAAAATTGCCACGGCGACTACACAATTCACGAGTTTACGTACGATTACTCGGTAACTCGGTCGCTTTTAGAACAAGGGGTGAAACACACAAGTCATTTTCATTTGAAATTTTGACTAGATCGCTTGTTTCGTTTAATGATAGCATTGTGGAGCATCTAAGAAATGTCAAGTGGCTGTAGAACTTCATCTTTAATCCAGGAGAAGGTCCGTGTGCGTACATGATCAAAAGAAACACCATGGccaaaaaaatagtaaacttgtAGCTGAATAAAGTTGGTTCATTCATCcttgaaggaaaaaaatatttgaagtcaaatctattttaaagggggggggggggatgcTGTAACCAGGACCAGCAACATACAAAGAGAAATGATGGATTAGTTCGTGAAAGGTTGGCTAAAAGGTGATGCACAACCTAAGAGATTTTCTAAATGATCTTATTAGGCTCATTCATGGTGTTTTAGACAGAGAGAGGCTTCTGGTTTGGTTGATGGACATGTTGGGATTCTAAAATTGGTATTTAGGCTTGTGCTTGATCAGAATATTGAGTAAgaaaagtgaagaagaagccTTGGACGAAAATTAGAAAAAGCAGCTGCAACTACCGTTACCACTTTTATCTATTACATTTTCTCAACAACCACCTAACTATTTATTACattgtttgttttatgttttctatgttGTTCATGCAGCAAGTCTTATGTTTTCTATGCTGATCATGCAATAAATCTTAAGTTTTCTATTTAAGTATGTCAAACCTATACCAGAAGTTTCAAtcatcattttataaaacagCATTTTTCTCTATATTTGATGATTCATTGTTCTTATGAACATTCTGATAATTGTGGAGGTATGCAAACCCAAAGCAAATCAACAACCTCTCATGTTGGCTGGTGTGTCATATTCAGATAAGAGAGCGGTCAATCTGAGGGAATTCCGCAACTTAAGTGTAACTTACCGATCCATCTATCTGTCCATAAACTGTCATTCATATATCCATCCCAAAAATTGACCATCTGTCATCTGTCCTTGTTCGATCCAACCAAAATAAGAGTGGAATATCCTAGGGAAGGTTTGATCATGTACAAACTAAATCAACTGCTAAAACCCCTTATGAGCTTTGTACTGGTCGAAAACATAGTCTAAAATACCTTGGATATGGGGATGTCCAGCTGAGACAAAGCCTTACAAGCCGTATGAAAAGAAACTGGACTCAAGAACAGTTAGCAGTTACTTTATTGGTTATTTGGAGCGCTTATGTGGGTATAAGTTTTACGGTCCCAATAATTATGAGAGGAGAAATAAGGTTAAGGATCTCACCTTTGAGGAAGAATCGGTTCTGGTACGCATACCAATTTGTATAGTTACTTCTGATGAAATAAATTTGGATCCTCAGGTTGATAATGAAGTCTTCCCTCCAATTCAGATTGTCGCTGATACCGTACAAGAAGGTCAAACTCCAAATTCTTAAAAACCAGTGCAGCAAGATCAAATTTCTCTTAGGCAATCCACACGAATTAGAAGAAATGCTATTCCAGgtgattatataatatttctaatggaacatgaagaaataataaaaaattggtATCTTTGATGGGTTCTTTTAGAATAATCATGAGCCTTGTTACATTTGGAGTTTCATCATATGGATATTAAGACATCGTTTTTCAGTGGAAACATTGAAGAAACGATTTATATGGTGCAACCAGAAAATTCTGTCTTAGATAATGTAAAATGTATAGTTTGCAAATTAAAGAAATCCATCTatggaataaaaaaaatttctcgtCAATACTAccaaaaattttataaagttatcATCTCCTTTGGTTTTGAAGTGAATTTGGTTTATGATTATGTGTATCAGAATAAATACTCTGCTCGAAGTATTcccattttttcttatttgctCTATAGATCGGATATCACTATATTTATGCGTGGCAGGCACAAAAGTATATCATGGGAGTAATACTACTCTGCTTCCAAAACAGAGCTGTGTGGAAAGGAATATGACAAAATGGGCTCAGTCATGGGTCAAAAACGAAGAATGGTTGTGGACCTCAGAGACATAATGCAAAGCCCAGTTCAACAGGATTGAGCGTTTGTGTTTCATTCAAAACTGAAACAGAGTTGTATTTGGTCTTAAGGGTTGTGAAACCAGCTGGAGAAGTAGTATTGCACAACAAAATTCAAGCCACTGTCGATCTGTATGCAGCGGTCCAGAATGAGACACTTATCCAACGATTATGGTTTTGGTTTCTAGGGCTTAAGAGATCCAGTTCTGTATAAATAGTTGTAAGCAAgttttcagaaaataaaagttCAGTCTCCTCTATGTTTTAAGGTGTACATGTGTGTAAAACTCATATTATTTTTCATGCACaagtacaaaataaaataaaataaaacagtttACATTATAAAAAAAGCCTAGAGTCCAAATAATGTTTTGAGATTGTAAGGTGCAGTGACATTAGGCGATCCGTTCCATATCAGCTCAGCGATCTGTCCATGAGCCTTCTCCGTCAAATGAGAAGGATCAAAGAAGATGTAATCATCAGCGTTTTCGCATAGCTGGTAACCTTGCGACGGTCCATTTCGGTATCCACATGTATTGACTCCCCTTAACGGTCCACTTCCGCAGCATGCCATCTTCCCTTGCTTGAAACCGTATCTTAAAGGACTGTTGATTCTTTGGAGCAGGGAAGTGTGAAAGTCGTGAAGAGAGTATTTAAATCCTGATAGTTGGCGCTCTAGACGCCTCAAAACTTTAGGGAATTCTTGGTTATGGAGGTTGATCAGCTCCGAGACCGGTTCAAAACATGATCCTATCTTTGTCGGGTCAGTTATCGACATGCTTGGTGTACAACCGTATGGACCTAAGGTCAAGAACCCGAACTTCCTTGCTCCCATTTTATACAATTCCTAAAGAAATGATCACATTTATTcagataatttttttcaattaatatttatCTCTGCGTAaagttattaaatatgttatttaccTCGATGACGTTGGTTGTGTTACCAATAACGAAATCAACGAATCTCTCTTTGGTAGTGGTAGTAATAGTTGTGGTATTTGCAAAGAAAGGGTATTGATAGTCATTTGCTCCGATGTGAAAGAGATAAACAGCTTTTGAGATGACTCTTCTCGCCTCTGCATCTCCTAGTTTGGATCCCAACACTCGCGTTGCGTTCTTGAAGCTGCTTAGCTGCGTTCCCAAGTCTTTTGACTTTGGTGAAACAAAAAAAGTCAATGATTTTAGTCAAACATATCAACTTggttatttatgttttgtttcaaAAGAGATTAATTACCACTCCAGGAAAAGTTGCAGCAAATACTCCGGCGGCTGTGGTGGCGAAATTAAGACCGTAGGTTAGTTGACTGCTGCTGTAACCAGGCTGTAGATTTGGTGGGAGCAATGGTAACCAAGCATCTTCAGCTGCAACGTCCAAAATCAGCAACATGCATTAGTATGgtaacataaataaaaacacagTGTAAATCAATTAGGTTAAAACATTTgtctaaacaaaaacaatttaaacGTAAGAAGATGTTGTGATGATTTACCGATAAAATCTATCATTGTTCGTCCATCGGAAACCCGTCCCGTCGGAAACTGAAACGTTGTTTTACCATACGGCCAGTAATTTGACCGGAAGCCAGGGAGAGAATCGAAGTAGTTGTTGTTTCCAGCTTCGAACAGAGAATCTCCGAACACGAACAAAGCGGCTTGGTTTGTAACGAAATCGTTCTTGCAAGAAATCGAGCCGAACGATAAGCTTAACGTGCAGATGAATAAGATGGTGATCATCAAGCTAAATTTAGAACTTGCCATGTTTCGGttgtagtttctttttcttcctaGACAGAACTGTTAGCTGGTccgttatatatatacacaagatGTTGAATATTATAGTATGTTTTACAATTGTAACTTGGTCAAGTTGCTTGTCTTTGTAATCATTTATATTTCAGTTGTACGactttgaatataatttttcatcCAAGACTCgatcatattttaatttggCTGCGGAGTTTCGACGAAGACAGACTCAgataataatttgtatttttgcaaaagaaaaatagtTATGTATTTTTGTATACGGCTGCGGAGTTCACAATACAGCCTCAAATAGTTAATAATTACCAATAGTATAGGTACCTTCTAACGACCCATTTATTAGAATATACATTTGtaaattgtattattttattcagTTGATCGACTCTCAATGTCATGTTATCTGGTCTTGAAGTTGGACTTGGAAAAGCAAACAtgtaaaattgaaaataacCAGAAgtaatattataattgttaagGGAAGTTTTACATTCAAAGGTACTGTTTATGTTGGATTTGTCAACTGAATTTGAAAATGCAACGGTGTTCTGTtagagaaaaggaaaaaatagcTGATGTGATCTGAGATTTACGTTATAATTGTGGACTTACCTTTGCACACGACCCTGAACGTGAGAAATTTCTAAAGCTTTTGCCGATGTAGTGCCAAAACTTATAATTATCATGATAAGAATGTTTGACCGGTGTTGTTGATGTATTTTCTCAAATTCTAGTATCTTTCTTTTGGaaagaaataatataaacacGGTGGTGTAGGGATCTAGAATCAGATTCGTCTTGGAAAAAAAGTAACAAGatttttcaagaaaaataaaagaaagtaacaAGATTACACCAATGTTTTTAAATCTGGATCCGACCGGCGGTCTGACCGGATTATACCAAGAACAAGACAATAATTTCGGTTAGATTAATGCCAAAACCCAAGTAAAATTGAACTATTGAAGTGTCAAATAATCGGGAACCGGCAACCCAATGAATTTTCATTGAAAAAACTTTGATTCGTATATAAACCAAATTGTGAATAATAAttaacaattttcttttaaaataaaaaaaaattaagatttatgattaataaattatcgcctcttattttttttcttttgacatctCTACAACTCACAATTATAAAttcacaaaatttaattttcacatCATAGTATTGTCTTTATCTACTTCTcactttatttaaattttatttcttgaTCATTTATGTTGAAGACTTTAATTAAAACATGGGTCCCTTAAAATATTCAcgtttataaaatttgtaaaatttataaaagaacaaaacacttgttatattttaaaatataatttttgactaatgtgtatataattttttaaaaagtgatgaagatttaaaatgataaagatcttggaaactaaattttaaatatgattttcgtatgattttatatatgaactattaatttattttagtactTTTGTTACATTTTAGTTGTTATTTTCTAAGGTTCTTTTAAATATTATGGCtatccaaaaaatatttgatatgatatatatatatatatatatatatatatatatatgcctattatttataaaatattagtaaattaaatttaatcCAATTGAATGTGATCGAACTTAGTTTGAATTCGATTGAATCACAGCAACacatgaccaaaatattttcggTTTGTTAACCGGTCAGTTTTTTAAACATTGGACTACACCCAGAAAAAGTAACAAGAACTAGTTTTTGACAAAGAGCgggtataatttttgttttaaatttaatttttgatatttttttctttctgattatatttttttggtaatcatatttttgtataaattttaatcaaaatatattttattaaataatagcaatttaaaaattgattcaatATATGCACGATTAAGGGTGGATTACGGGTCGAACTCGCTCTGCTGATCTGCCAACCCGcgggttttcaaaattttttggttacaaaatatgaccctacaacccgcaaacaaataattttgtaccaacacccgctccgcttaattttatggttatcagcgggttatatatattttaaaaatcattatttaatttaattattgtaaaaaaatatttataatgataaattatatacatgatttaaataaagACGGGTGTAGTTATAGCTTCTCCACGAATTTAGGTTTAGCAATTATCATTCTTAACCATTTACGTTATAATATTACTCAAACTCTTTTAACAGCTATATTAATACGCAGATATAAGCAATtacatatagtttttttttttaaattggatcCAACTATTATGAACAAggcatgtttttgttttaataatattgatatataCCTTAAAATTCATTACCTATGTTGATATTAGTATTATTATTGGGACTGTGTTAATGCTGTTCATATAGATCCTGATTTAATATGGTCTGTAACagattaaaatgataatttgCTTTAATAATTCTAATTCTAATTTAGAACAGTGTAatataatcaaaaagaaaagattgatgtcagaaaaaggaaaaaaactgaTTATTGTTGTATGAAACCGCCGATTTTTACATAATTAGGTCCAGAAATGAGGGAATCAAATGGAAGTAATAAACAAATCATGgttatataaagaaataataaatggtgcagttacaaaagaaaatgaccTATAAATATGTCGTGTATAACCACTTACATTGcttccttgtttttttttttaaatagacccaacatatatcaataggacacactgcagaattaatagaatatattagattttgacccgcccttaaaagagcgggtactttttgttttaaatttaattttggatatttgtttttatttctgattatatttgtattttcgtaatcatatttgtgtataaattttaatcaaaatatattttattaaataatagcaatttaaaaactGATCTGATATACGCACGGTTAAAACTGGGTTACGGGTCAAACTCGCCGCGCTGACCCGCCAACCGGcggattttcaattttattttggttaaaaaatatgactcgcacaatccgcaaacaaataattttgtatccgtacccgctccgcttaattttatggttatatgcgggttatatatattttaaaaattattatataatttagttattataaaaatatatttatattaaaaaatttatacaggatttaaattttaaatttcaaattcctgtatttaaaaaatatttatttttttagttattattttttaaatactttacggatcgacgggtagccgcgatccaaaatccaccaatCCATTCTCAACCCCGCATAAAATACTTATAACCTGCACACGCAAATcgattttgtatatataatctCAATAATCAATACTATCAGAATTTAGTAGGATATATTTGGTTttgtgaaaatataatttgttatgTACGTATTGCTTAAAATAGGATATTAGTggttatgaaaatatttttgttatttatatgtgtgtatataaaagagttgtatattttttctagattttaccaaaaaagttGGAATGATAGGATGTAGAAGCAGTTATAAAAATTGTTAGTTATTGTATCTTACGTTTTGTAACCGTGAataattattctttttcttcCAGATAAcgttatatatacacacataagcagttatatatagcaatgatattttttattggaCCCAACTATTATCAACAGGAcatgttcatattttaatagtattgattatgacccgcccttttaaaaggcgggtatatttttgttttttttttagaaacttaagttttaaatttgtgtgtgtgtttttaaattatatttgtaatatattaatttaatttaatatctttttggtatctatattaaatatgtcaagttgtataattatacaCCTATGCCATATGCATTTgagaaatcattttaaaattttattcataaaatttataacatattatatttcttaGTATTTActtaacataattagtcaagaatattcgtACTCAAAAAGACCCGACTCAGAATCGACCAAAAACCAAAGCCTCATactcagtgttttgaaaactgaTACGGACCCACGGTTGATCTGATAAATCCGGTGATCCAAGATAAATAAAGTTTGGATTTTGTGaagaaaaactaatatttaaaaacctaaTAAAACTCGCTAAAACTCGTTAAAACCCAGAAACCAATTATCGATTGAACCTAATagataaattttacttttacttttttcttttagttcttAATTATGTTTCTAAAATTGATGAACAACTCCCGTTAAACTCTCGATTAAGGTCACAAAGTCGTACAATTAGTTCGATTTGATAtgatatgattatatatatgcctattatttataaaatattagtaaattaaatttaatcCAATTGAATGTGATCGAACTTAGTTTGAATTCGATTGAATCACAGCAACacatgaccaaaatattttcggTTTGTTAGCCGGTCAGTTTTTTAAACATTGGATTACACCCAGAAAAAGTAACAAGAATGATTAACGAGATTAAAATGACGTTGACCTAATTAAGGCTTTAATCTTGGGCCCGAAAGTAAAACCAGAAATATTACGGAAATAACAATGGGCTTTACATCCTTGACCAATAATAAAACGGCCCATTTCCTCTAAAAGGTCCATACAAGAATCGCATACcgttaaaaagaaaagaatcgcATACTGTTGATTAAAATCTGTTGTGTTAAAAATCTAAATCCTAAAAACAGAATCGAATCCAATTCGAAAATAGTATCGAACTTGAGTCGAAACTGACTAAATATCCAAGTCGGGTTCAAATTTTGGCAGAGAACCAAAACCGAATTTGACCCAGACCGAAGCATACATGAATGTAcatgaaatagatttatatattctaaatatattaactatttttgatttaatgtatattaaaaatccaaaatatataaaatatttttaagttgttcaaaatatttaaaaatatatattgattttttatccaaatattttaaacaaaatcaatttatatgttaaatttagatactttgacatatgtttttcaaatttatatgtaatatattattttgtttatagattttgaaaaattttaagtatataatgaattttaaattttaaaaataatttaaatgggttatccgaattCGTACCCACAAAAGTCCAAACCGATCCTGagtcaaaatttagaaatacacGAATAGAACTAaaatttttgatccaaaaacCTAAATCTATATAGTCACACACCGAATGCGAATTGATACCGGATCCGAATAGGTATCCGAACATCCACCTCTACTCGTGTGGTCAAAGTTGACCTAAATTAGAATGATCGAAAATCCCAAACGTCAATTTCAATCTGCTTGTATCATTATTTTTGATGctttaagtattttggtgtaGAAATATTTGAGTTTGAGTATATATTATTAGACATGGGATTTATTATTCGGGATCCAGATTTGATCTGAGATTCTCTTCGAATCCATTCCGAAAATAGGATATCGGAAGCACCCAGATCCGGATAGTAAAATCAAAGATCCGTCAAAACCAAATCTGGAACTGGATATCTTAATTTTGACGTCcggatatccggatccggattggtctttttaaaatatattaatttttattaattttatcaataattatatttggtatattaacatttattcttaaaattagttttataatattatattttaatttttaatagtatattcatatttatatttataaatattgtataagtatttatttatgtattatttaaaatttttgatttttaaaaatattttattttttatgaatccggatccggatatccACGGATCATATGATATCTAGATATTCGGATTCCGGTTATCAGGAAGTTTCGAATCCGACTCCGAATCCGAAGAATTCGGATTCAGATTCCTCAGGATATGCAGATTCATCCCAGCcctatatattatactatttatTCATTTGAGTACAACCATGAAATTTATTGTCGTTCGTAACACACATGTTCTGGATCATCGATCAATCTTTCAACTAATTTAGAAGTTTTGAAACAAGGTCTTGAGAGTATAGGGTCCAACAAGATCGGACCGTCCCATATCAACTTGGTGTAGTAATATTTGAGTTTGagtattttaacaaaaaaaaaaatatttgagtttgagtatatattataatatttattcatttGAGTTTGAGTATACAACCATCAAATTTATTGTCGTTCATAACACACATGTTCTGGATTCATCGATCAATCTTTCAACTAATTTAGAAGTTTTGAAACAAGGTCTTGAGAGTATAGGGTCCAACAAGATCGGACGGACCGTCCCACATCAACTCAGCGGTCTGTTGATTAGCCTTCTCAGACGTGTGTGAGCCATCAAAGAACATGTAGTTACTAACATTCTCGCATAACTCGAAATCACGTGACGTTCCTGCTCGGTACCCACACGTACTGCTTCCCCTGAACGGTCCACTTCCACAACAAGCCTTCTTCACTTCCTTAAACCCTAGTTATCAAAACGAAATTCACAATCAAAACATGCATTATATTTGGGCCCTCGCATATATATGAGacactattttatatatatgacacatgattttaaaacaaaagtaaataaCACACACAGCTTGATACCATATTTTTGGGGATTCTCCATAGCTTCGGTTCCAGCAGTGTAGGAGTCGAAGAGCGAGTAC is part of the Raphanus sativus cultivar WK10039 chromosome 5, ASM80110v3, whole genome shotgun sequence genome and harbors:
- the LOC108860256 gene encoding GDSL esterase/lipase 4; amino-acid sequence: MASSKFSLMITILFICTLSLSFGSISCKNDFVTNQAALFVFGDSLFEAGNNNYFDSLPGFRSNYWPYGKTTFQFPTGRVSDGRTMIDFIAEDAWLPLLPPNLQPGYSSSQLTYGLNFATTAAGVFAATFPGVSKDLGTQLSSFKNATRVLGSKLGDAEARRVISKAVYLFHIGANDYQYPFFANTTTITTTTKERFVDFVIGNTTNVIEELYKMGARKFGFLTLGPYGCTPSMSITDPTKIGSCFEPVSELINLHNQEFPKVLRRLERQLSGFKYSLHDFHTSLLQRINSPLRYGFKQGKMACCGSGPLRGVNTCGYRNGPSQGYQLCENADDYIFFDPSHLTEKAHGQIAELIWNGSPNVTAPYNLKTLFGL